The Dermacentor silvarum isolate Dsil-2018 chromosome 3, BIME_Dsil_1.4, whole genome shotgun sequence region ttgccatttcctttcgaatgaaggggcactcctttgaggatgcatcatgagggccgctgcagtttgtgcacttcagcacactggcctcgcacgtgtcagtggtgtgcggccccgtgcatcgagaacacacggaagtgtttttgcacacactactcacatggcctaacttcatgcacttccagcactgtAGTGGTTTTGGTACAAAAGGCCGAACTGCGTGTCGGAAGTGGCCCACTTTTACGTGTGTTGGTAGGGATTCGCCCTTAAATATGATCTTTACACACCGTGAAGTGCCGAGACGAAAGACGTTTGCGATGACGGTGTTTTCTGTAGCCGGCTTGATTAAGATCGACAAATCGgtgtcggcaatggtttcgtcgacatcctaaattacgccagtactgctttcttttcccagcggaatatgagggtggactttaatcccgtcaagttcagtgaccttgcgcaaagaatctaacgcagccgcatgttctacgtcgatcgctacgacgttcttacgggtatttactctgatgtccttgatttcattcgggACCAGTGCCTCTAGATGTGTAGACACGGCTTGCCGGTTAAGGCATCTCAGGTTATCCGTGGCGAGAACTGGCGTGAAAAGGATGGTGAGTACCTCGGTAATCCGTGATGACCTCATGGTGGACGCACTCGAATTCGATGATGTGCTGACAAACCTTCTCTTTGCTTTacggctccgcaccagctcgaaggtgtcgtcaccagattcttcactgctgacatagtactgcatggtgtcgtcgctgtcagtgtcgctctcggtgccgttgcgcttcctggaggcagccgccgcgggcacTACTGAGACCGGCGGACGCGCGTGAGAGTCCATCTCCACCGcaactaagcaggaaacagcagttcaccggcaaagtcaaagaaaattcacaaaagaagtagagctcgaagactcggcgttctgcctgaaaggcaCTTCGTCTTCCTCCTGAATGAATAATGAAGATTGATTTTtgtacgccgctgattccgaattgaattgtcgatttcatggctcgtaggcctatcacggattgacttggctgggtgaaggtgcgcaAAGTTGggtactcaaaactaagcgcaacaagctgcatgctgctaatagaagaagttctaaattgtaaataaagacgaaaacacgaaagtctaaattacttttcttatcataaaattgtatattttattttaatatttctaacagcttttctttgacgccgcaGTGACGCTGCAAatgcaacacgctatccgcaaccGCAATACGcatattccaaaactcttcattccggcatgccccaacgctaacaccggcaAAGCTCCTTGGGGCCCTAAACTTTAGgtgcccctattctaaaactttattaccCATCGACATGGTTTgatttttgacagtaaccggttttcacagcattaccactgttatcaatttgtcgtttaccattgctctttgtgcgccgtcgccgcttttaccatttcgagcaagttcggaacgtgctcgtcgccgaaaacgacagcgcgcttcttacactagtgtgccggtttgcgcagtaatctatTAAAGCTCTGCTTACACCGAcgcagacagtgagtggcatctgttacctgtcccttttcttaacgcatgttcttggcgttctagagacctaagatggccaccaggttgatgtaaattgacactatataggtagtgtgtgtcccagctactccgggccaagctaatgaaaaaaaaacaacaacgagaaaacaagataggacgatgagacaattAACGCGAGATATTATAGCGccaaagacttgttttagctcatcaaaaaagaagccgtgagcacgtcgtcgtcgcagatcgctggacagctgaacttctacgccgtaggcagagataacgtgagagatcgatgacgctaaaCATTATtctgtgttcacgacagctaaaaagcacaattcgtagttaatattactgtaaataactaaaaataatcaCCTAGTGCTACCTTACATAAAATACAAGCACTGATTCGCCCTCTGCATCGATTCgttggaacttgagagcttccggggccaaccaaaaagtgttctgtgcaagcatgatgtcactgttgttgatgtaaagggccgaccgtcatggcggcacggacattttgttacgacgggctgtgcaaaaaaggactgccgtagtcgaGTGTGAAAATGTATACAGAAATAAGATTGCAAAAAATGCCTATATTTGGCAACGAAATatttcgaaatttttttttccgtttggctacatttgggctacaacttctctagcttttggctacgccgcctcgtcgaacctggcaacactggcgaccagtcgaagataccataagttactcggagctagaacaCCAACGCTTAACGCGCAAGGCATTGCtaagcgtgcattcactctgcgaaaggtcgtctgctacactcaagcggtgtaggcggcgccacggtcgaggaaggaGTGCGCCAGAGAGGAGAAACGATGGGGAGGGAAGGCGGAGTGTCGCTAGTTTTTAGAGGGGCTTTATTCCCTTCTGGTTTTTCTCAGCCGCCTGTTTTTCCTTGTACGGCCTTGCCAACAACAGGTGGTAGAGAGCAATTTCCTGCCGCAGGCAGGGCATCCGAAATGGGACGAATGCAAGCATAAAGAGACGCTGTGCGGAAAGCTGGCAGCTGGTAAACGCTGGACGTGTTGCCATGTGTTTATGTGGAATAGTGCTTTATGAGCACTGTACGCCTTTTCGCTCGCGCGGTAAGAGCAGCGATAGTGcggcccccaagaaacttccggtccttatcagtctactgtgccggaTCTTTCTTCCAATCTATATCACCGTCACTGCCTTTCTTGATAGCGATATTTAGCGGACTACGTCAGTGTGCCACACCGCAAGGCGTCCAGAgtgtatgtttgtaaacagcgaaatcGTCTAAGGTCAAGCCGATGTACCGCCGCTGACGGCTTTAAGATATGCAATCTTTTTTGAGTGTCACGGTGAGGTGGCAACTATAGTGATTATTTAAGAGCGTGCCCGTTGGTTTCACTGGCTACAAATTCTATGGTCAGCGTTAAAGATTGCAAAATTATTTCCTTGTGTGAAACTCACACCTCGTGGGAAGGACAAGAAGCCGTCGTCCGCTGTCCTGTAATTTTCATTGCGCGCACAGTCCTGCAACACCAAATTCACCTCTCGGTTGAAACAAAGTTTTGACTTGAAGAAGGCGGGCTTAGCCGGAGAGGGTATTGTCGCAAGTGTTTTCAGCAAACTATTCGCTCGCTTAGGTGAAACCCCCAAGTAAACATTGACGGAGTTTTCCTATTTGTTTGTTTGGTATTTTGCAGTGTCTACGCCAGCCAAGCCATATCGCTTAGAATCTTGCATTGCCGCAAGCATAAAATTAGCCGCACAGTCGCGTGGAGGTCATCGAAGTTTTGTAAGAACGTTAACCCATCTAAAGAAAACAACATAACGCTATCCCTAATTAATCAAAAGCCGCATGTGAGTGATTCTCCGAAAAATAATTTCAAAGAGCGAGACAGGGCGGGAACTATCGAAGGCAACATGTCAAGCGTGACCAGGCTGGATGCAACGGAGTGCGCGGTTTTCGGCGTGTTGACTGCTCTTGGTTATCTCGTGGGCCTTTACTTCTCATTTGCTCGTCGACGGAAAGAGGTAAGTGGAATATTAAATTTACTGAATGCCGATGCGTTTTTTTTAATGCTGGTGACGCATATACAGTCCTTCGTGTTACCAGACTACATGTTTTGTTTGAGATATCTGAACGGTGCACAGGCtgcagcggtatatttcattgctTCCTGCAAAAGTGAGGCAAATTTTGGGCAGTGGAGTTTAAATGGGTTCGAACTCATTTTCTTTTTAGGTTTGCAAagaaatttcaaaccaaagtaCATTTGGCGTGCGGAGTGGTGAAAGATTCTTGCCTGTATGTTTTTATCATACCTTGCAGCTTTTAATTGAACTTAATATACATTGCAATTCTGGAAAAAATGATATTCTGAAGATCAGGATGCTCGCTGCGAGGTCGAAATGTAGGTGGCAGTACTATCGCCACTTTAGTGTATGTATGCGGTTGGCGGCGCGCATTGAAATGTGGACTTCGATGATTCGCGGCTGGTGACTTGAGCCGACGAAAGCATGCGGCTAAGAAAATGCTCTGACGGTGGTGAATTGATAATTTATTGCCCTCCAGTTCCACATTCTAGCTCTAAATGAGCAGAATGTTTTTTCTCCACGCGAGGGAAGCACAAGCTACCATTTAACAATGGACATACACGCAGACACGGAGTTTCTTTCGACACTTCCTTCGTGCTTTTTGATCGTGTTCCGCTTGCATTTTACCTACTCTTTGGTGCACTGATGTTGCATAACTAAAATAAAGACGCATTTACTGCTGATGTGGCACTGACGAAAAAGTCTAGCTGGAAATGTAACTAACTATTTAAGTGTGGTCAACTTCACCACTTACGcgcgtaacattttttttttcgtaaaatcAAAGACATAATTTCTGTAAACAAGGCACGTGCCAATGCGGATGTCACACGCTATCATATTCGCTGTTACTTCAAACCCTATCAATTTTGCTGTAGCTGCCATAATATCATCGCATGTCAGAGAAAATGTGTTTTCTTATGGTTACGTACACGATAGCGATGCGAAGAAGTTAAAGTTATTTAAAAGAGCTTCTTGTTTGGCCACTTGGTTTCGATGTTGAGGCACCGCCTTTAACGCCACGAGTGAAAGggaaaaaagttaaaaaaatgtacacagaagaaaagaaagattCAGTCAAGGTTGAGCTAATTTAGCAAATGTCCGCCAGATGGTGACACCGCTAGATCTCGCGGCAAACAGGAACATAACAATAAGCATGTAATCGCACGCcgtttttattcattcattccttcgTGTCATAAAAATGGGATGAGTATAGCGAAGCTAGTGTAATAATGAGCACAAAATGCAATAGTGATCTGCTAGAGAAATATAATTTGCCAGAATTGAAAGGAACTTGCCGTCGAAACGTGCAGAGAATTGGATGGAGTGACGTAAAATTTCAAAGCGGCAGGTGAGTAGTGTCAACGCGATGCGGTTGGGCTACGCTCTATATTTTGCCCAAATATGTCACTCAAATGTTGATAATATTGGACATATAAAAAGGAGTCGCTGTTCTTTATGATATGTTCTGTTCGCTGGGAGAACGCCTTATGTAGACAATGCGCTAAAGCGCCCAAGTAGTAGTTTTCATCTAGCATTCGATTCAGAGTGGGTGTATGCGACAAAACGTGAAACGATTACGCAGGTTCAGTTCTGCAAATGTCGACCTTTAATGCCGGCGGACACTTTGTAGTTGCAAATCCGTTCTTACCTTGACGCTCGAAAGGAATATTCTTTGAGCTAaatcagtaaattacccttcaGTACCAAATACAGGCTTAAGGAAGCCTAGTAAGGCAGAATAGGCGCAAACACTAAAGGCCACATTGAAATGACATCAAGGAATTTGACCATGTCTGCTCAGGCCTAATTTTAGTTTATCAGCTATgattgactacattgtattcCAAAACAAATTTACTGGGTTACAGTGGCCAACTTAGGAAGTAATGCTTTAAAACTTGTGACCTCACACCAATGTACTGGCGATTGTAATTAGGCGCGATTCCTTAACCAAATGGAAGTTTGACCGTTATTATCTCCTCTAATATTTCACCGATTACCGTGAAATTACCGAAAATAAACTTTTGAGTAAACAATTTACCAGTCTTGCTTGACcgtttatattattattatttacccTTATTTGACCATATTTCAGACCGTTTTTCTCGGCTGCAACTACGATAATTTCCTGAGGATTGTTACATTTAAAAGAAGATTTAGGAAATGTAAGAAGCGGACTTTTCATTTAGGTTCCCAACTTCTTGATAAGAAATCAGTTTTGCCAGAAGCGCGAAGCTGTGAATACGAGAGCAACATGtcagaatattacacgaagtatATAAGGCTCGTAGCCTGTAGTGGAAGTATGATTTGCTGTAAACTTTACATGGCCATTTAAACACGTGTGGCATAACAAGTGTAGACACATGAACAGAGAAAACTTGATGACTGTGAGTAGAGTCGGTTAGAACTACACGGTCTTGTCGGCGTTTCCGCATTGTGTTAACCTCGCATTCCCGTACGGCGGCACGATGTGTGTGTCCACTTCGCGCTTTTGAATTGCAGGTTTTCATCGACGTGGTCGCTTAGCCACGCCCTCCTGTTCCTACAGCGCCACGTCTGCGTGCTTCTGGCGTTGGTCTGCAGCGTGCGCCACACACGCAACTTTGTTACTGTGTCTGAACTAACGTATGAGTACGCGGGCCCGCCTTGATTCGTTGCGATCAGGGTTCCGCTGTAGCTTTTcagccggcgttctgaaaacacgagacgcttcaggacatcgcccccgaatatcgacctcacagtggaagggcactccataccccaggtagacaggataagggtgctaggtcttcaccttcaaagcaaccgagcaaatcagcgtaccttgcaagcactacaaacaacagtagataacacgctacgccttATAGGAAGAACGCAGTGTGAACGCGTTTTAATCGCGTTCACACTGTCTCGATTGTCTTGTTTACATCTTCGTTCCCACGCGCAGTACTTGTTCAATATGTGCTTGCATTCGGATCTCGGATTTCGTTGCTCTAACGACTAATGGAATATTCATATCCACAAAAATAATAATTCATAGCGACGCGCCACTATTAAACCACAGATACTGCTGTGCTTCTGCGTGTCTTGTACTGTGTACTTGCATTTCTCTGCGCTCGTATGCTTTTTCCGTAAAATCGGCTGTCATATGTGTCGACGACAGGTGGCATCCGGCGAGAGCGGCCTAGTGGCGGCGGAGCTGGAGGCATTCTTAGGAGGTCGCAGCCTTCCCCCTACAGCACTGGCCGTGTCCATTATGGCTTCAGCAGTGAACGGCATGAACGTGGTGGCTATCGTGGGACACTACTACGCTTACGGCTTACACCTTCTCTGGACAGTGGCTTGGGTCCCTATTAGCGCCACTCTCGCGGCGGTGACTGTGGTCCCGCTACTCTACAGCCTGCGGGTTTCGACCATATTTCAGGTAACGTCTCTGTACACCCTCTGGTAGAATATACGAGAAGCCGAAATTTCAAGGATAAGACACTGATATGGCAGCCAAATGCACTAGTGGCGGTAAATGGATTGCATATATCTCAAAAATGCACAAAAATGTTAGTTATTACTGCTGTTTTCAAGTGGTGTCATTTCGCACTCTTTTTTGTCGTTATTATGCGGATAGAGAACAATCAATAATTATTATTTGTATCTTCaatttattttaaatgcgaatcatttgctactttgacagtatctacctATCCATCTATATATCATCTATCTAGCCacgtacgtctttgtgc contains the following coding sequences:
- the LOC125944327 gene encoding sodium/iodide cotransporter-like — its product is MSSVTRLDATECAVFGVLTALGYLVGLYFSFARRRKEVASGESGLVAAELEAFLGGRSLPPTALAVSIMASAVNGMNVVAIVGHYYAYGLHLLWTVAWVPISATLAAVTVVPLLYSLRVSTIFQYLRMRFDNKVGITACIIYFVLSQTLGAIGIYSAAIAISTMLSLPLIYTDIAIGLAGTTYTALATTYATMKEPASRVQTSTKSHLRYIQDVLAL